One region of Pseudomonas glycinae genomic DNA includes:
- a CDS encoding DUF4398 domain-containing protein: MELKTMKTQTSFSHLRGLKLAALAIGTSFVLAGCAGNPPTEQYAVTQSAVNSAVSAGGTEFAAVEMKQAQDKLKQAEIAMHDKKYDEARILAEQAEWDARVAERKAQAMKAEQAVKDSQKGVQELRQESQRTVQ; encoded by the coding sequence ATGGAGTTGAAGACCATGAAGACCCAAACCTCGTTCTCCCACCTGCGCGGTCTGAAACTGGCCGCTCTGGCCATCGGCACCAGCTTCGTACTGGCCGGCTGCGCCGGCAATCCACCGACCGAGCAGTACGCCGTGACTCAATCGGCGGTCAACAGCGCGGTCAGCGCCGGCGGTACCGAGTTTGCCGCCGTGGAAATGAAGCAGGCACAGGACAAGCTCAAGCAAGCCGAAATCGCCATGCACGACAAAAAGTATGACGAAGCCCGCATCCTCGCCGAACAGGCCGAGTGGGACGCGCGCGTCGCCGAACGCAAGGCTCAGGCGATGAAAGCCGAACAAGCGGTGAAGGATTCCCAGAAAGGTGTTCAGGAACTGCGTCAGGAAAGTCAGCGCACTGTGCAGTAA